A portion of the Krasilnikovia cinnamomea genome contains these proteins:
- a CDS encoding HAD family hydrolase gives MHGVPDAHDSTRQTPDSPRRQVDAVLFDFHGTLAQVEDPVAWVQAAAAVCGTQLDRGRATGLADRLVMAGRAGGPLPHRVPPHLAEHWADRDLYEHSHRAAYTGLAETVSTDVEGLADALYERLLGPDGWLPYADTEPTLRTLHDAGIKVAVVSNIGFDIRPIFAAWGLTDLVDAFVLSYEVGRCKPDPAIFLRACGMLGADPERTLMVGDTPADAGAVKAGCAALVLPAAEPGRANGLSATLALAGCAS, from the coding sequence GTGCACGGCGTGCCGGATGCCCACGACTCGACCCGTCAAACGCCGGATTCCCCGCGCCGTCAGGTCGACGCCGTGCTGTTCGACTTCCACGGCACGCTGGCCCAGGTCGAAGACCCGGTCGCCTGGGTGCAGGCGGCCGCGGCGGTGTGCGGGACGCAGCTGGACCGGGGCCGCGCCACCGGGCTGGCCGACCGCCTGGTGATGGCGGGCCGCGCCGGGGGCCCGCTGCCGCACCGGGTGCCGCCGCATCTCGCGGAGCACTGGGCAGACCGTGACCTGTACGAACACAGCCACCGCGCGGCGTACACCGGCCTGGCGGAGACCGTGAGCACCGACGTCGAGGGCCTCGCCGACGCCCTGTACGAGCGGCTGCTCGGCCCCGACGGCTGGCTGCCGTACGCGGACACCGAGCCGACCCTGCGCACCCTGCACGACGCCGGGATCAAGGTGGCCGTGGTGAGCAACATCGGCTTCGACATCCGGCCGATCTTCGCCGCCTGGGGCCTCACCGACCTGGTCGACGCGTTCGTGCTGTCGTACGAGGTGGGCCGCTGCAAGCCCGATCCGGCGATCTTCCTGCGCGCCTGCGGGATGCTCGGCGCCGATCCGGAGCGCACCCTGATGGTGGGCGACACGCCCGCCGACGCCGGGGCGGTCAAGGCGGGCTGCGCGGCGCTGGTGCTGCCCGCCGCCGAGCCGGGGCGGGCCAACGGGCTCAGTGCCACCCTGGCGCTCGCGGGCTGCGCCAGCTGA
- a CDS encoding diacylglycerol/lipid kinase family protein, with protein sequence MVTGDAVAVLANPGAGRGRHRAVLPGLVRRLGDSGYDVQVLHAPTAEAAEAACHRAVADGAAALVALGGDGTVHLALQAVADTAVAFGVVPTGTGNDFAAAVGVSAVPLIAADAVAAALRDGRHTRIDLARVSDATGRSRWFGAVLAAGFDAIVNERANRMRRPRGPRRYDLAVMLELARLRPRSYTLELDGRTQHFPGVLVAVGNCASYGGGMRICPDADPTDGLLDVVVADPLSRVTLARLKPRLRKGTHVTDPRVHSYRAREVVIAAAGIVGYADGERVGPLPLRVGCVPGALRLLR encoded by the coding sequence ATGGTGACCGGTGACGCCGTCGCGGTGCTGGCCAACCCCGGGGCGGGCCGGGGCCGGCACCGCGCCGTGCTGCCCGGCCTCGTCCGCCGTCTCGGCGACAGCGGGTACGACGTCCAGGTGCTGCACGCGCCCACCGCCGAGGCGGCGGAGGCGGCCTGTCACCGGGCCGTGGCCGACGGCGCCGCCGCGCTGGTGGCCCTCGGCGGCGACGGCACGGTGCACCTGGCGCTGCAGGCCGTCGCGGACACCGCGGTCGCCTTCGGTGTCGTCCCCACCGGCACCGGCAACGATTTCGCCGCGGCGGTCGGCGTGTCCGCCGTACCCCTCATCGCGGCCGACGCCGTCGCCGCCGCCCTGCGCGACGGGCGGCACACCCGGATCGACCTCGCCCGGGTGAGCGACGCGACCGGCCGTAGCCGCTGGTTCGGCGCGGTGCTGGCGGCCGGGTTCGACGCCATCGTCAACGAGCGCGCCAACCGGATGCGCCGCCCGCGCGGCCCGCGCCGCTACGACCTGGCCGTCATGCTGGAGCTGGCCCGGCTCCGTCCGCGCTCCTACACGCTGGAGCTCGACGGCCGGACACAGCACTTCCCCGGGGTGCTGGTGGCGGTCGGCAATTGCGCCAGCTACGGCGGCGGGATGCGGATCTGCCCGGACGCCGATCCCACCGACGGCCTGCTCGACGTCGTGGTGGCGGATCCGCTAAGCCGGGTCACCCTCGCCCGGCTCAAGCCGCGGCTGCGCAAGGGCACCCATGTCACCGACCCGCGGGTGCACTCGTACCGTGCCCGCGAGGTGGTCATCGCCGCGGCGGGCATCGTCGGCTACGCCGACGGCGAGCGGGTCGGGCCGCTTCCGCTGCGGGTCGGCTGCGTGCCCGGTGCGCTGCGGTTGCTGCGCTGA
- the tatC gene encoding twin-arginine translocase subunit TatC, whose product MALTLRRRGPSGFARAADGSMTLIEHVRELRNRLFWASLGIIAGLIVGFLVANWVFHVLSGPYCSLKSSWVPNSAGVPECRFLTLGATDSLVLKLKIALWVGLVIGAPVWLYQLWAFVAPGLHRHERKWAYVFVAIAAPLFMGGAVLAYYVVGHSLSFIMEAGVLQESQQLEVTAYIDFVTTMLLLFGVAFEFPLILLMLNFTGVVSGRKLLSWWRIVVFLSFGFAAIATPDPGPFGMTLLAACMSLLYFLAVGVAFLNDRRRGRGREMYADLDDDAISPLADEHQAVGAADRIEAPAPVDLPAPVSKPLPLDGRYDDMT is encoded by the coding sequence ATGGCTCTCACCCTGCGCCGTCGGGGGCCCAGCGGCTTCGCGCGGGCCGCCGACGGGTCCATGACGCTGATCGAACACGTACGGGAGCTGCGTAACCGCCTGTTCTGGGCGTCGCTGGGCATCATCGCCGGGCTGATCGTCGGCTTCCTGGTGGCCAACTGGGTGTTCCACGTCCTCAGCGGGCCGTACTGTTCGCTGAAGAGCTCCTGGGTGCCCAACAGCGCGGGCGTCCCCGAGTGCCGGTTCCTGACGCTGGGTGCCACCGACTCGCTGGTCCTGAAGCTGAAGATCGCGCTGTGGGTGGGCCTGGTCATCGGGGCGCCGGTCTGGCTCTACCAGCTCTGGGCGTTCGTCGCCCCCGGCCTGCACCGGCACGAACGCAAATGGGCGTACGTGTTCGTGGCGATCGCCGCGCCGCTGTTCATGGGCGGCGCCGTGCTGGCCTACTACGTGGTCGGCCACAGCCTCAGCTTCATCATGGAGGCGGGCGTCCTCCAGGAGTCGCAGCAGCTCGAGGTCACGGCGTACATCGACTTCGTGACGACCATGCTGCTGCTGTTCGGCGTGGCGTTCGAGTTCCCGCTGATCCTGCTGATGCTGAACTTCACCGGCGTGGTGTCGGGCCGCAAGCTGCTCAGCTGGTGGCGGATCGTGGTGTTCCTGTCCTTCGGCTTCGCGGCCATCGCCACCCCGGACCCCGGTCCGTTCGGCATGACCCTGCTGGCCGCGTGCATGTCGCTGCTGTACTTCCTCGCGGTGGGTGTGGCGTTCCTGAACGACCGGCGCCGCGGCCGCGGCCGCGAGATGTACGCCGACCTGGACGACGACGCGATCTCCCCGCTGGCGGACGAGCACCAGGCGGTGGGCGCGGCCGACCGGATCGAGGCACCGGCTCCGGTGGACCTGCCCGCGCCGGTCAGCAAGCCGCTGCCGCTGGACGGACGCTACGACGACATGACCTAG
- the tatA gene encoding Sec-independent protein translocase subunit TatA yields the protein MGALRPVHLLIFAAVILLLFGAKRLPDAARSLGRSLRIIKAETKGLMDDDANVADKADAQHSRQPLHPTEIQQPGAQQPQPGFQQQPQGYQQPQQPIVDPVQRTNDR from the coding sequence ATGGGCGCCCTCAGGCCAGTGCACCTTCTCATCTTCGCGGCCGTCATCCTGCTGCTGTTCGGTGCGAAGCGGCTGCCGGACGCCGCGCGCTCGCTGGGCCGGTCGCTACGGATCATCAAGGCCGAGACCAAGGGCCTGATGGACGACGACGCCAACGTCGCGGACAAGGCCGACGCGCAGCACTCCCGCCAGCCGCTGCACCCCACGGAGATCCAGCAGCCCGGCGCTCAGCAGCCGCAGCCGGGTTTCCAGCAGCAGCCCCAGGGTTACCAGCAGCCGCAGCAGCCGATCGTCGACCCGGTTCAGCGCACCAACGACCGCTGA
- a CDS encoding helix-turn-helix transcriptional regulator, with amino-acid sequence MTPQPRTPANRASADRLGRLLNLVPYLLARPGIRVAEAAADLGVTERQLREDLELLWVCGLPGYGPGDLIDMAFDGDRVTITYDAGIDRPLRLTQDEALALVVALRMLAETPGTGNRDAIERALAKIEGAAGDLADAPVAVRLPVNAERLDAIRTAVAGGRALHLTYYTAARDETTERVVDPMRVLMVGARGYLEAWCRRAEATRLFRIDRIDAFTELAEPAAPPARAVPHDLTGGVFHPGGDLPLVTVRVGRGGRWITEYYPVEDVRRDGDGWVVAMRVTDLGWAQRLLLGLGADVTVLGPPELVDRIRAQAATALDQYAAPHPAPPPAAR; translated from the coding sequence GTGACGCCGCAGCCGCGCACCCCCGCGAACCGCGCGTCGGCCGACCGGCTCGGCCGGCTGCTCAACCTGGTGCCGTACCTGCTGGCCCGGCCGGGGATCCGGGTCGCCGAGGCGGCCGCCGACCTGGGGGTCACGGAACGCCAGCTGCGCGAGGACCTGGAACTGCTCTGGGTGTGCGGCCTGCCCGGGTACGGCCCCGGGGATCTGATCGACATGGCGTTCGACGGTGACCGGGTCACCATCACCTACGACGCGGGCATCGACCGTCCGCTGCGGCTCACCCAGGACGAGGCGCTGGCCCTGGTGGTGGCGCTGCGGATGCTGGCCGAGACCCCGGGCACCGGCAACCGGGACGCCATCGAGCGGGCCCTCGCGAAGATCGAGGGGGCGGCCGGGGACCTGGCCGACGCGCCCGTCGCGGTGCGGCTGCCGGTCAACGCCGAACGGCTCGACGCGATCCGTACGGCGGTGGCGGGCGGGCGCGCGCTGCACCTGACCTACTACACCGCGGCCCGCGACGAGACGACCGAGCGCGTCGTCGACCCCATGCGCGTACTCATGGTCGGCGCCCGCGGCTACCTGGAGGCGTGGTGCCGGCGGGCCGAGGCGACCCGGCTGTTCCGCATCGACCGCATCGACGCGTTCACCGAGCTGGCCGAGCCGGCCGCGCCACCCGCGCGGGCGGTGCCGCACGACCTCACCGGCGGCGTGTTCCACCCGGGCGGCGACCTGCCGCTGGTCACGGTCCGGGTGGGCCGCGGCGGCCGGTGGATCACGGAGTACTACCCGGTCGAGGACGTGCGCCGCGACGGCGACGGGTGGGTGGTGGCGATGCGGGTCACCGATCTGGGCTGGGCGCAGCGGCTGCTGCTCGGGCTCGGCGCCGACGTCACCGTGCTCGGCCCGCCGGAGCTGGTCGACCGCATCCGCGCGCAGGCCGCGACGGCTCTGGATCAGTACGCCGCGCCTCATCCCGCACCGCCGCCCGCCGCCCGCTAG
- a CDS encoding helix-turn-helix transcriptional regulator: MSRTRTERLVNLVICLLSTRRFLTAAQIAATVPGYEHNPADPRDHEAFQRKFERDKAELRELGVPLETGTASAFDSEPGYRIAHREYALPDIPLEPDEAAAVGIAARLWQHAGLAAAASSGLAKLRAAGVDVDPQATLGVEPVVTVDPSFGPLTAAARDRRAVTFAYRTPENDTAATRHLEPWGVVCWQGRWYVVGHDSDRAATRCFRLSRIVGNVRATGRDGAFTPPPDVDLISHVARWSGPVVHTGRASVLARPGRAAGLRRMAEHTEPGPDGDQLTIAYADVERLAATLVGYGSDVRVEGPPELREAVIQQLKEVVARHEGTARPAGVPT, translated from the coding sequence GTGTCGCGGACCCGTACCGAGCGCCTGGTGAACCTGGTGATCTGTCTGCTGTCCACGCGACGGTTCCTGACCGCCGCGCAGATCGCCGCGACCGTGCCCGGCTACGAGCACAACCCGGCCGATCCGCGCGACCACGAGGCGTTCCAGCGCAAGTTCGAGCGGGACAAGGCCGAGCTGCGCGAGCTGGGGGTGCCGCTGGAGACCGGCACGGCCAGCGCCTTCGACAGCGAGCCGGGCTACCGGATCGCGCACCGCGAGTACGCCCTGCCGGACATCCCTCTCGAACCGGACGAGGCCGCCGCGGTCGGCATCGCCGCCCGGCTGTGGCAGCACGCCGGGCTGGCCGCCGCCGCCTCCTCGGGCCTGGCGAAGCTGCGCGCCGCCGGCGTCGACGTCGACCCGCAGGCCACCCTCGGGGTGGAGCCCGTCGTGACGGTCGACCCGTCGTTCGGCCCGCTGACCGCGGCGGCCCGCGACCGCCGCGCGGTCACCTTCGCCTACCGGACCCCGGAGAACGACACCGCGGCCACCCGCCACCTCGAACCGTGGGGCGTCGTCTGCTGGCAGGGCCGGTGGTACGTGGTCGGCCACGACTCCGACCGCGCCGCCACCCGGTGCTTCCGGCTGTCCCGGATCGTCGGCAACGTCCGCGCCACCGGCCGCGACGGCGCCTTCACCCCGCCCCCCGACGTCGACCTGATCAGCCACGTCGCCCGCTGGTCCGGCCCGGTGGTGCACACCGGCCGGGCGAGCGTGCTGGCCCGGCCCGGCCGCGCCGCCGGGCTGCGCCGGATGGCCGAGCACACCGAGCCCGGCCCGGACGGCGACCAGCTCACCATCGCGTACGCGGATGTCGAGCGGCTGGCCGCGACCCTGGTCGGCTACGGCTCCGACGTGCGCGTCGAGGGCCCGCCGGAGCTGCGGGAGGCGGTCATCCAGCAGCTCAAGGAGGTCGTCGCCCGGCACGAGGGCACCGCCCGCCCGGCGGGGGTGCCGACGTGA